tatctatctatctatctatctatctatctatctatctatctatctatctatctatctatctatctatctatctatctatctatctatctatctatctatctatctatctatctatctatctatctatctatctatctatctatctatctatctatctatctatctatctatctatctatctatctatctatctatctatctatctatctatctatctgtctgtcttcaACAGGGGGTCAACCTATCAGGATTGGGGACCttcacattttctctgcagaatTTCAATACAGGACACGGGTTCATCAAGGTCCATCATCCCATCTTCATCTTGGCAGGGAAACTATCCCAGTCTTTGGGTCTACACCAGGTCAGGTGGTTGGCCGAAGGTGAGCAAATGTGCAAAGAACAAACTAATAGGCGGCTCTTTTTGATGAGCCACaattacaaatgtattattGCATTTTGGAATAGCATGTCTTTGCTTAGTTTTCCCTCTATTGTTGCACAGTGAATGTTGTCCTAAGAAGTCAACTAGCCTATCGggggttttaaatgtttctctatTATAAATTCACTTGTCTTTAAAGATGCCTTTGCAGAAAAGAGCCAAGGAAATAATTGACCCCTTAGGGTCATGTAAGCTAACTTAGGGAAACCTTGACATGCAGGATAACTGGAGCTTGGAGATTTTGCTCAAGAGGAATAATTAATCTGCAGTAACTCTACATCAGTATCTGTCTACTGTAGACAGATACTGTCTACCGTACAAagttgtaaaaaacaaaaaaatattttgttctttacaaCTTTGTTCTGTTGTCGCTTTTGTATTAATGTTGGTATCATTCAGAGAAATGTTAATAATGgcaaagaaaagaggaaatacaaaagaaattatgttaTTTCATACTTTAAGAGAAGAAAGTCTTAAACCCAACTTCTCTGTGAAAAAGTAATAACCCCTGTACATAACTGGTTGtgctattattattgttattaccgtattattattattattagtaatttatttttttaagacagaTGGGTTCTAGGTTCTCTATCTGTAGCTTGTTTCATGTTGACACATAGgttctttttcaaataatttttttgttgtttttttttctggtatggCACTCATCAGACCTGGTTGTCGTTCTCCTTTCATGGAtgaaatcttttgaaaattgcttgtttttcatAAGATTACCCTTGTCTGACGTTGAAATTTGCTCGATGATACAAAGCattcaaatgtgacaaaacaaaggAATCTGTGAAGGGGACCCATTTTGTTTTCCCAGCACTGTACAGACTGTGACACAAAGCTGACAGTCTTTGATTCTGTATCGTATTACCTAAAGCCATTCCTTAACTTTTGTTTGTGCTTACAAGTTCTACCCTCTTCTCGGAAGATGCGTTTACCTGCGAATctgtcaacaaaacaaagctgtgATACAGTTTGGAAACCCCCCCTGCCCACGATaaagaaacagataaaagaaaagtcTTCTCATTATCAGGGCAAAGACACTTCTTAAGCTGGACATCTCCCACGATGCGATTTGATCTCTAAAGCTTTGCAGGGATTAATGCAGAGAAATAAGAGTCGCGTTTTGCTGAAACTAATCAGACATTCTGGAAGTCCTTAATTAGTTTCTTATCCAGCGGTACCTAGTTCTTGGGCATGTATCACATCACTACAGAATTACAGGAATACCAGCATAGCCATTCCgctcgattctcatctccctccTGTGCTTCATCTGGGATTTGCCCCATTGAGCTTGATTTCTCAAGATGCATTTCATCCTGGTAAATTGGCAAAGAGAAGGAGGAGTTTTGAACAATGATGTCaagtttctgtgttgttttaaaattgggATTTGCCCATGATGGTAGTTTGGCAATGACAACAGAAGAAGTGAGCGACGCCAATCAGTCCGTGCTGGCCACGCTTCCAAGTATTGAGCAATAAAAGATGGAAGAAGACAAATGTTTAAGGCATTTTATTGCTGGGAGAGACAGCAAAGATGTGGTGGGCTCCTACTCCCCATGAGGTCGTTTACAGGGCACGCAATTTCCAGGCAGCGTCATAGTGTAGCTAACTTCACGATCGAGCTGGCGTGTCACACACATCACAGCCAAACATTAGCAATTGGGTTAAATCAGGTCCACCGTTTCTCAATATCCGAACATCCATACACTCATACGAAGCAAAGCGTTGAATAAGGGGGGCTGGTTTTTTACCAGGCAAGAAGAACACTGATATTTATCTCCACTGTCTGACAACGTAATCTCTTAGAGTCGAAACCTTTCTTAAGTCAAACCTTTGCTTTTTCAAAGCAGATTGTAATTTCATTGACCACTTCCACTGAAAAGCTTCTGATGATTTGATGAACAATACAGTCTTACCTTGATTTGAAGTAATTCCCCAGAATTTACTAAGTTACACAGTAAATACAAAGCAAGATATGACCCGTGTATTGTCCGCTCCAGCAGCACACGTGCCTGTAGTGCCTCTGAACTTTGCAGCCGTGTCACAGCAGACGCCCTACAGTCGAGACGTCGTGGAGGGCTGCGTTAGAGAAACTCTGGCAGCGCTGCACAGAGCCTTAGCATCAGAGAGGAACATATTCCTCCCTTTCAAGGGAATTGGAGTTCTGTCCTTCAGGAACAACAAGGTGACCACCAGTCTGTTCCGGCtaagtttctgtttcacttgTCCAGATTGATACGGCAGCTGTACCAATTGTGTTCTTTGTCTGCATATCTGAAAGGTTCAGATGAAGTTCAGCAGGGATTTCATTAATACAATCAGTGGGACACATCAGACGCTGAAAGATTCCAGCTTGGTAAGGGATTAAAAGTGTGTGTACATTAGCAATGAGTCTGCAGAGATATACCTGCAGATTAATTGTACTTTTGTCCCTGTAGAGAGCTGGGAGCAGCGTTTCCTTGTCATCTGGTGACGTTACTGAACTTCAAAGGCCACAGGCTGCCTGCCATGTCTCCCTCCCAGCTATCGGCTTTTCTCAGATGGATAACAAAGGAATCAGCAAAGAAGGCGGAAACGTTTTGCCATCTGGGGACCAGAGGAACAAAAAAGGTGAAACGGATCTTTGCTGAAAGGCCCTGTGCAGCCTTGGCACATCTGGACAATAAAGGAATCtacttttctaatatttaagGTCTAGAAAAgtattggagaaaaaaaaaaacaattttattttgtttaatttccttCAATTACTAAAAGGTAAAAGGTCTAACACTGAATGTGGTTCAATGGGATTTTCACACTGATCTACATTAATTTGACCTGCTTTGTCCTTTCATTTCTGAATTTACACATTAAGTttgaatttttatgtattttattttgcttttgacGAACAAACTAAAGGCTCATGGGCTTAGGAATTACAAATGAACAATTGTTCAACCTCCCTGGTGTCTAAATTCAGGCTGAGCTGGACGAATGTGTGTGCAGGGTTGTCACTCGCAGCTGCTGCCCATCAGCCTCATCACAGAGGTGCTTATAGAAACCACTCAGCCTGATAACCAGATTTCACTCCCACCAAGACATAATCAGGCATCGTTTTTCTTCTCCCCTATGTTATGCTTGACTCACCCTGACACTAGCTCTTTGTTTCTCTACTCGGAAAGCCGTTCCTCTTCTTCCTGAAGTTGTGGCTTGTGGTCTCCTCTTTGGTCTCTTTGTCCGAAGCAGAGCTTGTTCTCCTGGATGCTCCTCATGCTGCGCTCCTGCCCTGGTCGAATTCACACTTGTCTATCTGCTGATCACCTGCAAGTCCGACCTCCAACAAAAACCACCAGCAGTCGACAATACCAGagggaaaaacaagagaacgGTCAGGCTCAGATCAATGGAGCGACAAACCTCCTCCCAGTTTCTTGACTCCTCTAATAGCTGGAATGTTGAACACTGTTGGATTGTTCGCCTCTCCCTTCAGTGTCCTCCCCTGGAAACACACTGAACTTTTCAATCCTGTAAAAACTATCCTGACATCTGCCTTTTTGATTGTTGCCTCCACCAGAGTCAATATCAAAACCAGATAATACAATGTAGCTCTTGAACtgtgtccattttttttattacacgcTAAAGATATCAAAGCTCACAAAATGTGCTTTCAAgaatttgtatgttttatgaAACTCCAATCCTTATTCAACAAGTCCAAGAGTCACAGATTTTGAAATAAAGGTGAACTTAGTTCAGATgccaaaatataataaatgtaacatttgtttaccTTTCAGTTGgtgcggttcactttcacactgtaccctttaaaaaaaaaatttaaaaacacagagcggagttcacttttttggtccgcatcagagATCAATTATGCATTCACATCTCAGCAAgcgaactggactttctaggtAAACGAACTATGACCCTGATTAAAGCAGACTGAATGGAGCAGGTGTGAATGCAGAATGaaactttgaaatgaaaagcGTACATGTGGGAACCCAGAGCTACTTTCAGCACAACTCCATCAAAACAGTGTATgtgctgcaatttttttttgctgcactttTTCCCTTCCTCTCAACTTTCCTCAGACAGTTTAAAGAGGCTCGATCCACACGGTGAGGATGAGAGACTGTTGTTGAATTTGAAGTTCAAAAAGAATAGTAAAAATAGCATCATGGCGATTTaagaaacagaaagcagatcTGTTTTTTGTAACGTCATTTATTAACCAATTCATGACCTTATCTTCATCTGCCCTTTGGTCATAGACTTTCCTGCACTCTTGTTTCAATTTCCAGATATATTTGTTTTACCGACAGTGACAACATCGCTTGAGCTTTTCAGGGAAGCTGGTATTCATAGTTTTTCTTTAGTACTCTGAGTTATAATcagaacagcattttttttttagttctcagtgaaGAAACTCAAGCCTATTATTGTAAAGGATTAAGCTGTGTTTCAATATGACCAATAGATACATCTAAAATCAATTAGATTTAtcatacaaaatatttcagtaattcagtttaagaaattataaataataaagggTTGTATTTGGAGTTGTAATTCTGGGTCATTTTAACGTTCATAGTAACAGAAACCCTAAAATCCAGTTTCATTGAATATTTACATAGTACatcagactaataaaaatacatttgaatacaaaaatgtatatgGAAAAGTAAGTCACTGTTGGATACATGCACTCACTTGATCAGGGCTTCTTGCCAAGTTGAGTTCGGACTCAATAAAATAGAGGATTGAATGTCTCCTCAAATCACCAGcgactgtggaaacttcacactggACCTTGAGCAAGTCCTGTTCTGTAACCTTTCATTCTGCTAGAGATTTTCAAATTCAGTCTTAAGCATACGTCCGACAAAAAAGACGCTGTTGGACTGCTGATCaacagttatgtttttaaagttgcttaTGATGTTTATGGTTCAGAGACAACAGTTACGTCCTGGAAGCATCTGTGTGACGGCTCTGACTTTAGCTTCAGTCCACAACTCGTACATGTCCCCTAAGATGTCCCCACGACGTGGATTAGATTCAGTCTTTAGAACGACATATTTTAATAGCTTCCATCGTGAAACCAAGACAGTTAGCAGAACCTTAAAGCAGTGAAGCCACTCAGAGTGTCGTGTTTCTTTGCAGAGGTTCCCCAGCAAAGAGAGTCTAAATCCAATCAGTCACTGCAGATGAAAGCTGTTGGCCTGACTGAGGAACTGAATCCAATCCCCCCTGCGGAGCCCTCAAGCAGGTAGTCAACACACACGtggatgaaaacacacacagagacttcATACGGCGGGTCAGTTTTCAGCGCTCTGAATAAGCAGGTTAATTAGGGAGAGCTGAGAGCTTCATGGGGGTCTCAGATTAATGTCACTGCCTCTTTAACAGCTTCAGACGCCATAAATGATGTAGAACGGACAGATCCTCCTCTGTTCCCCCCTTCTTTTCACTTCAGCCTTCTGCTTGGACAAGCACACCTGAAGCCTTTATAATGCAAATGGTACATGAAAGCAATCTTTGGAACAAATGTTAACACAAGAACAGTGAGTTCATCAAGGAACGTCTGAAAGGAAATCCAGGAAACTCTGAATCATGCTGATTCTTTTTGTGCGTTTCAGGAAAGATACACAATCTGAAGTGCACATGTACTGTAACCAAACACCGAAACCTCTCCATGGTTCACCtgagaaaatatgaaactgtTTCAAACCTTGAAGTCTTGtgtaaaatttatgttttttttgggctttacatcatgttaggATGTTATGTTTAATGCTACTGATGGAAATGTGTTGAGGTTGAGAaactctttgtcttttcttttatttcaaacatccTGTCGGTCTTTCTGATGTGTGCAGCAGTCTGCTTCTACTCTCATTCCCACTATTCCCAGTGTGCTACATGAAGAACCTCCCAAACTGGACCAGCATCTCAGAAATGTCAGCTGCTCTGGTCAGATCCTTGCTGAACAGGTaagttttcacagttttttttctgtattatctTTGATCAGTCATGGATACCACAACTTTTTCCATTGATGTAATTGGTAATTGAACACTGCTGACTCATTGTTTAATTAATATCTGCGTTGCTATCTTTACAATCTACAATTGTGAGTGTATCCCACTTTGGTCatagttttaatttactgtGGCTATAGTTCAGTTTATAGTTCCTCTTGGTGAGAAGTCATCTACCAAATGACGCCCACCACAGCAGCAGTGATTTTCCTCCTGAGTGAGGATGTTGTGACAATTTcctcaaaagaagaagaagaagactcCTCCAACATCCCTAAAgttacacaaatatttaaagggtcaatattatataaaataaacttcttgagttttacatcatgttattctctcatcaaaaacttACCAGGAGTGTTActctgattctttcatgcatttttgagaaatcctttaatctcccgtggcaaccattcagctgtgcaaaatgcccgGGTGAACCTAGCTCTGCCTTAGATCTGTTGCTTGCAgccatgttgatgttttttttttatatagagaTTAGAGGTCAGGAGGAGAGTGTGGGCTCTGCAATTCACTGAATGTGGTGGTTTGAGCAGGGAACACTTCTTGCTctataaaacattcaaaattctTGACATGTTATAACCAGTCCTAATGCAAAGCTGtgtcaaataaatttttcataGAATGAATGGATGAGATTTAAAATGGGGTTCACACTGTGTGACTGTCAGCAGTTTTTTCATCGACTTACTATTGTTACATCTAAAGTTGATCTATGGGGAATATCAAGCGATGTTTAGCGTGACAACATGACTTGTTACTGCAACTCATAAGTCATTATTGTCCCTTTTTTCTAAGTTATGACcagaccaaataaaaacaacagtgataatgtttgtgtatttattgttgaactgatattttttttgttggatcATTCTGACAAGATTCCACTGTGGACTCATTGTGTCACACACACCCAACATATTATATAATGTAGAGTATGCTGACTGAGAGAGGTTCAAGTCCTGTTGGGCTTTTTTTGGCACAATGCTTGCCAGGCTAAGAATGCAGCTACTGTTGCTCTGTGCTTCCGAGAGACCTAACTTTCCAACTCTCTCCGTAGGAGCTGTGCTACTTGTGCATGCAGTACAAGTAGCTGCATGCTACTTGTGCAGCTACTTGTGCACAAGTAGCATATACAAGTAGCTACTTGTACATGCACTTGTAGCAGGAGCTACAAGTGCATGTACAAGCtcatggaaacattttactgcTTAAAGAACAACTGAGAGATGAGCAGGAGATGAAGCAAGAGCTGGTGTGTGCCAGTGTACATCCAGAACtcaccattttatttgtatttagagTTTTAATTACAAAAGGCTACATTCGAGGTAAAGGAGTGCTGTGcaagtctgaaaaatgtgaatacgactaaaaaaagaaaaatctcctaCGTTTCCGAAAAATATCTTCCTTTAGTTGGAAAACAACTGGGGCTTTACTGTTATGAGTATTAATTCATCTTGATAACCTCAttctttttaatacttttgaatTCCTTTCTGGAAAATCCTCTCCACATATCAGGACGAATTGTTTCATGGAAAAGCAAACCAACTTACCAGCAAAATTAGGGAGTTCCTGACTGATGACAGGAGTTCCCAGATAGAGTCCAGGgtcaataaacacaaaagaaatgaCCAGGAAACAGAGGACTGGTTCATCCAGAAAAGGACACATTTAGAAGCTGCTCGATCCTGTGACGGTGATTCACCAGAAAATGTTCCCTGCAAATAATGACATGTTCTGattcctgaaacagaaaattccAACGAAAGCTCAGTAATGAGGGTAACTCCGGCCATGGATCTAATACTGAACTAGAGGAAATGAATCCCTCTCACAAATCTCTgtttactaatttaaaaaaggataCTCTGTGAACAGTGGTTTACTTAAGTGCTCTCCATTGGCTGAGACACAGCTGAACAAAGCAGAGCGTGTTGTGTGATTTATTGAGGTCACCTTACCTCATTTTTCCAGTGAAGATGAGATCGGATCCCCACAACAATAGTCGTAAACTCTTTGTTACGGCAAAGAGTTTGTCGTAACAAactgctgaaattaaatttgtaGGTTCCCCCGTTTCTGTGATGTTTCAGCCATGTATGCCAGTATGGAGATGAGTGGCCATCGACATTATTGCACCCATTCCAAAGGTGCTTTTCTCAAAACTAGAACAATCCCAGTATTGACAAGATGACCTTTGTGTAAAATGAAACGActacaacaaattaaatttccaCATCCATAAGAATAcgtttaattacatttatttatgtaaaagtgaaaaaatgctaataatgaTTGTCAACATGTTGATTGAAAGTGTGTTTGTCTTCAGGCAAAGCTAACTGAGCGGCGTGAACAGGCAAAGAAGGTGGCTGCGTTCAACTTGCTCATGTCAAGACAGGAGAAGAGCTCCTGTTTCGACTGTCCTGTGAGTAAAAGTACACATAAAACCAACAACCTTTACACATCCTTTTTATTGTACAGCGTCATGGCAACGGTGGTTACCGTGGTAGCAACATGTAGGAGAGCGGTTTGCACCAGTGAGTTGGTTTGTGGGAATTTCTTAAGGTGTTTTTAATTGCTCATCTATTTGCAGTTCAGTGACTTATTGTGTTTGCTTCTGGTCACATGcgtcagttttatgttttgaccACGATAGAAAGCAGTTTTACTTTACTGGAatcagtttggtttgttttagcAGGAAGCTTAGATATTTCTGAAAGAACTGTGATAAAGGGGATGGGAAACATGACACAAGTAAGCACAGCAACTTTCCCTTTTGAGGCTGTAGTTCACTGACCTCTGAAGaccttttaagttatatttatcttgattttttccagtttatatGTCTAATCCATGACTCATCCTCATATGCTGTAGTTGTTGagttcctccaggttctgtgctTGAAATGAAGCTCTTCCAAGTTTTTGCTTGAAAACTTAAGTAAACTTTATGTCCAAGTCACAGACTCCTCCAGACTGCTTGGcatgaaattaatttgttattgttataatttttgcttcattctcacagataataaaattatcaaaatcAGACATTACCAAAATCCTGCCCACCAATGAGAGGAATGCAGACATACAGGATGACTGCATGTCTCTCTACTGGACTACTTTAACTGATCACATGTGGGCTTTGATGTTTAACAGGTGAACTGGTCTTACTGGTACTGAATACTGACGTTTTCACTGCAGTGCAGGAAGTTCTCTTTCCATGCCAGTGCACATGCGTCAGCATTCATTCCAGAATCCTTCAGATATTTCTTGTTCACATCAGGAGAATTTGTGCAAGACTaacttaagaaaaatattagtttttttttttttattgccgtGCCTCCTCCGGGTTGTGCTTAGAGATCATTCATCTTCCCGGCTCGACCAGTCACTCCCCCGAAGAGGATACAGCAGCATCGTTACAGGAGTGATCTACGGAGCCAGATGGAAAGGAGACAGCAACTCGAGGCTCAGGACCAGCAGTACCGCCTTCTTACAGAGCGACTGGACCAGATGCAGCTGATACAGGAGTGAGTTACTGAGCAACAAGTCAGATATctggattttatgtgttttgcaacctgtgtgtgtgtgtgtgtgtgtccatatGTTTCAATTTCAGGATCGCTTTGCAGAGGGCTCAGCAGCTCCGTGAGAACCTGGAGAAAACCAAGCATTACAGGAAGGCTCTGGACACTCAGGCTAGGAAACAcaaaacccatccatccattttctgttcactcttgtccctaatggggttgggagggttgctggtgccaatctccagctacgttctgggcaagaggcggggttcaccctgaacaggtcaccagtctgtcgcagggcaacacagaggcatacaggacacacaaccattcacacacacactcacacctatagggagaatttagagaccaattaacctgacagtcatgtttttggactgtgggaggaaaccagagaacaCGGAGAGAGAAACACGAAACCATCTCtgattattcatttttctttcgTTTACTTGGAAAGACTTATCTTTGTGCCCTTCCTGTTTCTGGAAGTGGCAATAGCAAGTAAATTAAGGTCAATGGTTGACATTAACGGTgaatataatctttttttaatgtgctttaCCAATGTTCATCCACAACCTCCTCAAACATAGCTCAGCATAAATTTATGAAGCATTTGcaaccaaaatgttttgtgttgattttcttttaggtGGAGGACAAGATTGTCACATCGTGTCCAGAGTGTCCGCCTGACAAACCAAGACCAAATCGCTGCGAAACAGCAATTAGGAGGGCAGAGAACCGAAAGAGAGCACAAAAGGTTACCTaccttttgatttttgatttttagctattgattgtttttttaagggcCTGGGTATTCATCAGAACTGCTCTTTCACACATGTGTTTCATACTCGTAAGCTCTTTCATGCGAACTTCAGCGTTGCCACTcagagaaagagggaggagaTCCAGAATCATCAACTAcagctggaaaaagaaaaggaaatgctAAAACACACTAAGACACAGTGAGGACATAAAATTTGATCCCAGAAAGAAatgcaagggaaaaaaaagtgtgcagCTAAAATGTGCTCCCCTGCCCTCTGGACAGGTTAATGCAGGACAACATTAATCGTTTTGAAAAGAAGCGTGCCTTCCGAAAATCCCTGGAGGACGACTGGAGTCGAAGTGTTGAGCTCAAACACAAacgagaggaagaggagaggcgCTTCCTGAGGTGCGTTGTTGAAAGACACTCAAACTTCCTGAAGCAGATAGAAATATGAATCTGGGTTCctcaatttaatttcttttattgaaatttgtggaaataaagcaataaattagACGGGTATTCAACAGCGCACAATAAAACCATGGGAAATGAAAGGAAGGATGCAGGTGATTCCTGAGCTCAGACTCTACGTGTTCTGTGGAAGGATTGTAAATCACTATtccatatctttttttttttcttcaatcaaaATATAATTCACTTCGTCTCCAAACACGTTCCCCTTCTCTGCCTTCCATGCCTCCCTGATTACAGGTCTGCTGGAAAACTCCTGGTAGACAAGCTCGAAGAATGCCAACGCTGCTGGAGGTGTAGAAGGAGGACCACCAACTGAGGAGAAACCAGCGTATGGAAGGACTCGTG
This genomic interval from Gambusia affinis linkage group LG02, SWU_Gaff_1.0, whole genome shotgun sequence contains the following:
- the LOC122821320 gene encoding coiled-coil domain-containing protein 81-like isoform X2, encoding MKFSRDFINTISGTHQTLKDSSLRAGSSVSLSSGDVTELQRPQAACHVSLPAIGFSQMDNKGISKEGGNVLPSGDQRNKKEVPQQRESKSNQSLQMKAVGLTEELNPIPPAEPSSSVLHEEPPKLDQHLRNVSCSGQILAEQAKLTERREQAKKVAAFNLLMSRQEKSSCFDCPRSFIFPARPVTPPKRIQQHRYRSDLRSQMERRQQLEAQDQQYRLLTERLDQMQLIQEIALQRAQQLRENLEKTKHYRKALDTQVEDKIVTSCPECPPDKPRPNRCETAIRRAENRKRAQKLFHANFSVATQRKREEIQNHQLQLEKEKEMLKHTKTQLMQDNINRFEKKRAFRKSLEDDWSRSVELKHKREEEERRFLRSAGKLLVDKLEECQRCWRCRRRTTN
- the LOC122821320 gene encoding coiled-coil domain-containing protein 81-like isoform X3, coding for MTRVLSAPAAHVPVVPLNFAAVSQQTPYSRDVVEGCVRETLAALHRALASERNIFLPFKGIGVLSFRNNKVQMKFSRDFINTISGTHQTLKDSSLRAGSSVSLSSGDVTELQRPQAACHVSLPAIGFSQMDNKGISKEGGNVLPSGDQRNKKEVPQQRESKSNQSLQMKAVGLTEELNPIPPAEPSSSVLHEEPPKLDQHLRNVSCSGQILAEQAKLTERREQAKKVAAFNLLMSRQEKSSCFDCPRSFIFPARPVTPPKRIQQHRYRSDLRSQMERRQQLEAQDQQYRLLTERLDQMQLIQEWRTRLSHRVQSVRLTNQDQIAAKQQLGGQRTEREHKSSFMRTSALPLRERGRRSRIINYSWKKKRKC
- the LOC122821320 gene encoding coiled-coil domain-containing protein 81-like isoform X1, which codes for MTRVLSAPAAHVPVVPLNFAAVSQQTPYSRDVVEGCVRETLAALHRALASERNIFLPFKGIGVLSFRNNKVQMKFSRDFINTISGTHQTLKDSSLRAGSSVSLSSGDVTELQRPQAACHVSLPAIGFSQMDNKGISKEGGNVLPSGDQRNKKEVPQQRESKSNQSLQMKAVGLTEELNPIPPAEPSSSVLHEEPPKLDQHLRNVSCSGQILAEQAKLTERREQAKKVAAFNLLMSRQEKSSCFDCPRSFIFPARPVTPPKRIQQHRYRSDLRSQMERRQQLEAQDQQYRLLTERLDQMQLIQEIALQRAQQLRENLEKTKHYRKALDTQVEDKIVTSCPECPPDKPRPNRCETAIRRAENRKRAQKLFHANFSVATQRKREEIQNHQLQLEKEKEMLKHTKTQLMQDNINRFEKKRAFRKSLEDDWSRSVELKHKREEEERRFLRSAGKLLVDKLEECQRCWRCRRRTTN